In the Endozoicomonas sp. SCSIO W0465 genome, TGAAACCACAGGCATAGCCGATGTCGGCAATGGGTCGTTCACTGTCCATAAGCAGCAATTGGGCTTTCTGCAGGCGTTGGAACTGCAGATATTGCTTGATAGAGACGCCCATGACACTGGTAAACAGATTGGTCGTATAATTTTTGTGCAAACCAAGATGAGCGGCGACATCTGCCGTTGATATAGGCTGATGCAGGTTTTCTCCGATAAAGTGAATCATGGTGGAAACGTGGTGAGCACCTTTCAACCGACCACTCCCCGGATGACCGGAAACCTGATCCATATCTGGCGATGATTCCTCAACGTGGTCAATATGGCCTTTGGAGAAAACACTTTCCGGGTGATCCCATCCCTGAAAACTGATTCTTTTCAACAACAGCGCGAGTTCACCCAGAATAATCTCTTTCAATTCCGGATGATCGCTGTGAAAGTCCTCATACCAGCGACTCAGTCTCATGACCAAATAGTCATGATCCGGCTTTGCCAGGGCAATAGCGCCTGTCATCACCTCCTGCCTGAGTTGCTCTGTCAATGGCCACTGAAGAAATTCCGGTAACGGGACATAGAGGTTATAAAGTATGCCTTTCCCCTGACGTCTTTCCTCAAGAGCCACCAGCCGATGCGGCATATTGGCCCAGAAGATGGCCAGCCGGTTTTCCGGAATGCGCTGCCCTCGCCCATTAACAATATAAGTAGCAGAGCACCCCAGCAGATAGTTCAACTCAACATGGCCATGAACAT is a window encoding:
- a CDS encoding helix-turn-helix domain-containing protein, producing the protein MSNQQRSSARQPARKSARQHGRTEGVVSMPGSISDIQGDIFYIENRAPYIMDSGHVHGHVELNYLLGCSATYIVNGRGQRIPENRLAIFWANMPHRLVALEERRQGKGILYNLYVPLPEFLQWPLTEQLRQEVMTGAIALAKPDHDYLVMRLSRWYEDFHSDHPELKEIILGELALLLKRISFQGWDHPESVFSKGHIDHVEESSPDMDQVSGHPGSGRLKGAHHVSTMIHFIGENLHQPISTADVAAHLGLHKNYTTNLFTSVMGVSIKQYLQFQRLQKAQLLLMDSERPIADIGYACGFSSLSRFYEAFQRYFGMPPGQFRKKLL